A genome region from Trichoderma asperellum chromosome 7, complete sequence includes the following:
- a CDS encoding uncharacterized protein (EggNog:ENOG41), which produces MEHTLGSACRLRPTPDADKEDGAPCIKAQFFYTSLFPIDDPLSSSAPAGGAESKSKAPLRPFSQDDNDVLQQAWLGLTSESHRIQHDTVRSGREPAPATVKSDVERRDQIIRELASRHLRIHQANQQTQASTTQATEALPETLLTACCPKLAADILEELDTQFCALVRKSNQRFTVDEVVKDIIAVMNQRHEPRNVASSLRDIPIRHPLLTRDREASISTGRASPSDSAVSSSFGEHMNLKPRSDSYKQVSGFPQERILPDASRAAQTSQNRLSRELKISGLVPTTDDGISGRPFVRALETEEQPQQMVEAKQQRSDVQTLETPQIHYKAAEGNDEVATEPLTRIEDTTPDLDEEDTDVVVGLARLHKVSLHTLQMKPIYWSPVNDIAIVTRGTWFYKDTMLPVPPAVANQLEAGYQELRPWAETWRDEVRCAIEVGASGEEKVSHRLWPTEGDGQYRNSPIPTEPAISAHPFCAAHCFQGEAATEGSLEPRQVDNEASENAQQRPYSSYSVLYKDQTKAFLLKPSLQPSAYYGRRPLQRIMRGGTVGIPVVRGFDRLRWERMHRGKQVQHAKPASHATSDGSPRETCPACEADKDRSKVTDLVLVAHGIGQKIAERVESYHFTHAVNSFRRMVDSEFQNPAVQEVLDNSQSRLMVLPLNWRIGLSFEDGGHLQTGMETNDSAAAQAFGLKDIEPSTIPAIRSMISDVMFDIPFYMSHHKGKMIAALVKEANRVYRLWCKNNPGFAENGRVHLVAHSLGSVMAVEVLSRQPTDLPPLDLLRPEPETRFFEFDTRNLFLMGSPTGFFLLLERGALTPRRGRVKPGMDENEVKTENIGGEIGMFGCLAVDNIYNILAKEDPIAYLLNGTVDPAYAASLKTAYVPTSSASFLKTVGDAMRTVVMGMAGNPTTSTTGDGRPSTVRLPSQLELEVHDFTREEIAEKKAFLLNDNGQIDWFIRSGGGPLEIQYLNMLSAHSSYWSNTDFIRMLCIEIGRKPGRANTLPAMRAVKASRRIIPTTR; this is translated from the exons ATGGAGCATACACTCGGCTCTGCCTGTCGCCTTCGTCCAACGCCAGACGCGGATAAGGAGGACGGAGCCCCCTGCATCAAGGCTCAGTTCTTCTATACGTCCCTGTTCCCCATTGACGATCCGCTGTCGAGCAGCGCTCCTGCTGGCGGTGCAGAATCGAAATCGAAAGCGCCCCTTCGCCCGTTCTCCCAGGACGACAACGATGTGCTCCAGCAGGCCTGGCTGGGCCTGACGTCGGAGAGCCACCGGATCCAGCATGACACCGTCAGAAGCGGTCGAGAACCTGCCCCAGCAACGGTCAAGTCTGACGTGGAACGACGCGACCAAATCATACGGGAACTGGCCTCGAGGCATCTTCGCATCCACCAGGCCAACCAGCAGACACAAGCTTCCACGACGCAAGCGACCGAGGCACTCCCCGAAACACTGCTTACAGCCTGCTGCCCTAAACTCGCCGCCGACATCCTAGAAGAGCTTGATACGCAATTTTGTGCTTTAGTGAGAAAGTCGAATCAGCGTTTTACTGTCGATGAGGTCGTAAAGGATATCATTGCCGTCATGAACCAGCGTCACGAGCCGAGAAACGTCGCTAGCAGTCTCCGGGATATCCCCATACGCCACCCTCTGTTGACTCGTGATAGAGAGGCCAGCATCTCTACTGGTCGCGCTTCTCCTTCGGATAGTGCTGTATCATCATCCTTTGGAGAGCACATGAATCTGAAACCTCGTAGTGACTCTTACAAGCAAGTATCGGGTTTCCCCCAGGAGCGTATTCTGCCTGATGCATCTCGCGCTGCTCAAACGTCACAGAATCGGCTGTCTCGAGAGCTTAAAATATCTGGACTAGTCCCTACAActgatgatggcatttccGGAAGACCATTTGTGAGGGCATTGGAGACTGAAGAGCAACCACAGCAGATGGTGGAAGCAAAACAGCAACGTAGTGATGTTCAAACTTTAGAAACGCCGCAGATCCACTACAAAGCGGCTGAGGGGAACGATGAAGTAGCAACAGAGCCGTTAACTCGAATAGAGGACACCACTCCGGATCTTGACGAGGAAGACACGGATGTCGTAGTTGGACTGGCTAGATTGCACAAGGTATCATTGCACACATTACAGATGAAGCCCATATACTGGTCGCCAGTTAACGACATCGCCATTGTAACGAGAGGCACATGGTTTTACAA AGATACCATGCTACCGGTTCCCCCAGCAGTTGCGAATCAGCTAGAAGCCGGATACCAGGAACTGCGTCCTTGGGCGGAAACTTGGCGTGACGAAGTACGGTGTGCTATTGAAGTTGGGGCCTCGGGAGAGGAAAAGGTGTCTCATCGACTATGGCCGACTGAAGGCGATGGACAGTATCGGAATTCCCCCATACCAACAGAGCCTGCTATTTCCGCACATCCGTTTTGCGCGGCACACTGCTTTCAAGGCGAGGCTGCGACGGAAGGCTCCCTCGAGCCGCGGCAAGTAGACAACGAGGCTTCCGAGAATGCACAGCAACGCCCCTACTCTAGCTACAGTGTCCTATACAAGGATCAAACAAAGGCCTTCTTACTAAAGCCGAGCTTACAGCCATCTGCCTATTACGGTAGACGGCCTCTTCAAAGGATCATGAGAGGCGGGACCGTGGGCATTCCGGTGGTCCGAGGATTTGATAGACTGAGATGGGAACGCATGCACCGTGGGAAGCAGGTGCAACATGCCAAACCTGCATCTCATGCCACCTCCGATGGCAGTCCACGGGAAACCTGCCCTGCATGCGAAGCGGATAAAGACCGCAGTAAGGTGACAGACTTGGTGCTGGTAGCCCACGGAATTGGCCAAAAGATAGCTGAGAGGGTTGAAAGCTATCACTTTACACACGCCGTCAATAGCTTCCGTCGAATGGTGGACAGCGAGTTTCAAAACCCGGCGGTGCAAGAAGTCCTGGATAACAGCCAGAGCAGACTCATGGTTTTGCCACTCAACTGGAGAATTGGGCTATCctttgaagatggcggcCATCTTCAGACGGGAATGGAGACGAATGATTCGGCTGCAGCACAGGCCTTTGGTCTGAAGGACATTGAGCCCAGCACCATTCCCGCGATAAGGAGCATGATATCGGATGTCATGTTCGATATACCCTTCTACATGTCTCACCACAAGGGAAAGATGATTGCAGCTCTAGTCAAGGAGGCGAACCGAGTATACCGTCTGTGGTGTAAGAACAACCCCGGGTTTGCCGAAAATGGACGTGTCCATCTGGTTGCTCATTCTCTCGGTAGTGTCATGGCGGTAGAAGTCTTGTCACGGCAGCCAACGGATCTGCCACCGCTTGATCTTTTACGGCCAGAGCCAGAAACCAGATTCTTCGAGTTCGATACGAGGAACCTCTTCCTGATGGGAAGTCCCACTGGATTCTTCTTATTGCTCGAGCGAGGAGCTCTTACACCACGACGTGGACGCGTCAAACCTGGCATGGATGAAAACGAGGTTAAGACCGAAAATATCGGTGGTGAGATTGGAATGTTTGGGTGCTTGGCCGTCGACAATATCTACAATATTCTTGCCAAAGAGGACCCCATTGCCTACTTGCTCAATGGGACGGTAGATCCGGCATATGCGGCCAGCCTCAAAACAGCATATGTGCCTACTTCTTCGGCTTCGTTTCTGAAAACTGTTGGCGATGCCATGCGTACCGTTGTCATGGGTATGGCTGGCAATCCTACCACATCCACGACTGGTGATGGCCGCCCATCGACTGTGCGGCTGCCCTCTCAGCTAGAACTTGAAGTCCATGACTTCACCA